The following coding sequences lie in one Maledivibacter sp. genomic window:
- a CDS encoding PHP domain-containing protein, producing MIIDLHFHTSQFSPCSHIDMEEGIKKAKAMGLDGICITDHDNNESKKYVNKLREKYGLIVIAGVEILTYEGDILCFGMDKVPEKKLHAQELIDLVNQLGGATISAHPFRNNGRGLGDTIKDIRGLSAIEIFNGNTSPENNFRANKIANILNIPCVGASDAHRLQNIGKYATKFFDNITDENDLIRAINHGKVVPVYYDNDSKKFNEFVD from the coding sequence ATGATTATAGACTTACATTTTCATACATCGCAATTTTCTCCATGTAGCCACATTGATATGGAAGAGGGTATAAAAAAAGCTAAAGCCATGGGTTTAGATGGAATATGTATAACGGATCACGACAATAATGAATCCAAAAAATATGTAAATAAATTAAGGGAAAAATATGGCTTGATTGTTATTGCTGGGGTTGAGATATTAACCTATGAAGGGGATATTCTTTGCTTTGGTATGGATAAAGTACCAGAAAAAAAGCTTCATGCCCAGGAGCTAATTGATTTAGTCAATCAATTAGGTGGTGCTACAATAAGTGCCCATCCATTTAGAAATAACGGAAGGGGATTAGGGGATACAATTAAGGATATAAGAGGACTATCGGCAATTGAAATTTTCAATGGAAATACGTCCCCTGAAAATAATTTTAGGGCAAATAAAATTGCAAACATATTAAATATTCCTTGTGTTGGGGCAAGTGATGCTCATAGGTTACAAAATATTGGGAAATATGCAACGAAATTTTTTGATAATATTACCGATGAAAATGATTTGATAAGAGCCATTAACCATGGCAAAGTAGTGCCAGTATATTATGATAATGATAGCAAGAAATTTAATGAGTTTGTAGATTAA
- a CDS encoding ABC transporter ATP-binding protein, with the protein MILSVQGLSFKYPSLKVLKDVSFSVEKGECIAILGTNGTGKSTLLRCINRILEPQKGTVFIGKNDIQKLKQSELAQKIGYVSQSNNSFRTTVFDAILIGRKPYIKWDVTKKDLNIVNKIINILGLEKYSLRYIDELSGGEFQKVLIARALAQEPDILMFDEPTSSLDLKNQLEVIYIIKEIVKRKNISALVTIHDLNLALRFADKFIFLKDGKIFAAGGIEIMTSKNIEQVYSVPVKVEHLKYTTVIVPV; encoded by the coding sequence ATGATTTTATCAGTTCAAGGATTAAGCTTTAAATATCCAAGCCTTAAGGTTCTTAAGGATGTATCTTTTTCCGTAGAAAAGGGTGAATGTATTGCAATATTAGGAACCAATGGGACGGGAAAATCTACTTTATTGAGATGTATTAATAGAATACTAGAGCCCCAAAAAGGCACAGTATTTATTGGTAAAAATGACATCCAAAAATTGAAGCAAAGCGAATTGGCTCAAAAAATAGGATATGTTTCCCAAAGTAATAATTCATTCAGAACTACTGTCTTTGACGCTATACTCATCGGAAGAAAGCCCTATATAAAATGGGATGTAACTAAGAAAGATCTAAATATAGTAAATAAAATTATAAACATTCTTGGTTTAGAAAAATATTCATTAAGATATATAGATGAGTTAAGTGGTGGAGAATTTCAAAAAGTGCTGATTGCTAGGGCATTGGCACAGGAACCAGATATTCTTATGTTTGATGAACCTACAAGCAGCCTTGATTTAAAAAACCAGCTTGAAGTTATTTATATAATCAAGGAGATCGTTAAAAGGAAAAATATATCTGCTTTAGTAACAATACATGATTTGAATCTTGCATTACGTTTTGCAGATAAATTCATATTTCTTAAAGATGGTAAAATTTTTGCAGCGGGTGGGATTGAAATAATGACGTCTAAAAATATAGAGCAAGTATATTCCGTACCCGTTAAAGTTGAGCATTTAAAATATACTACTGTAATAGTACCTGTTTAA
- a CDS encoding carbohydrate ABC transporter permease → MERIKKIGSKTFYILFFLAFIGSMLFPFLYLLFSSFKTEKDIIAIPPKILPTEWTLKNYINAFTQQPLLKYIFNSFVVSILVVFICITIACMAAYSLSRTNIKGKKVFLIFLLAISLLPPVTIISPIYLMMSKLKLLNSYLGLAIVITVLDLPMAVWFLTAYFEAIPFSLEESAEIDGANIYQTFIRIIIPLVKPGIFTVSILVFIFGWNQYLFAQILNQYESHRTVTVGLTLYQTDYVVPWGTLSAAAIVTIIPLIVMVLALQKRILSGVLEGGVKE, encoded by the coding sequence ATGGAAAGAATCAAGAAAATAGGAAGCAAAACCTTTTATATCTTATTTTTTTTGGCATTTATAGGTTCAATGCTGTTTCCGTTTTTATATTTACTATTTAGTTCATTTAAAACTGAGAAAGATATCATAGCAATACCACCTAAAATATTGCCTACAGAATGGACTTTGAAAAATTATATAAATGCTTTTACCCAGCAGCCTCTTTTGAAATATATATTCAATAGCTTTGTTGTATCAATTTTAGTTGTTTTTATATGCATTACAATAGCATGCATGGCTGCATATTCCCTTTCAAGGACTAATATAAAAGGCAAAAAAGTATTTTTAATATTCCTATTGGCTATATCGCTTTTGCCTCCAGTGACAATTATAAGTCCGATATATCTTATGATGAGTAAATTAAAGCTGTTAAACTCATATTTAGGTCTTGCTATAGTGATAACAGTCCTAGATTTGCCCATGGCAGTTTGGTTTTTAACAGCCTATTTTGAAGCCATTCCATTTTCATTGGAAGAAAGTGCAGAGATTGATGGAGCAAATATTTATCAAACCTTTATAAGGATAATAATACCATTAGTTAAGCCCGGGATTTTCACCGTTAGCATATTAGTTTTTATTTTCGGATGGAATCAATATCTATTTGCACAGATACTCAATCAATATGAATCCCATAGGACGGTAACGGTGGGATTAACATTATATCAAACTGATTATGTAGTACCCTGGGGGACATTAAGTGCAGCGGCTATAGTGACTATCATACCATTGATTGTAATGGTTTTAGCTTTACAAAAAAGGATACTTTCAGGGGTGTTAGAAGGTGGAGTTAAAGAGTAA
- a CDS encoding sugar ABC transporter permease gives MHKRKQRIGYIFLLPAVLLVATLVFYPVMKTIYISLFEYRVQTIAQGSKFIGLDNYKKIFTDEHFIESFKWTVQFTGISVILELILGITLALIMNRKIFGQGIIRTAILIPWAIPTIVSGLIWAYMFGHNGIINAELYAMGIISEYIPWLTEEITAKAAVIIADVWKTTPYMSLLLLAGLQNVPKNLYEAASIDGANKIQQFFRVTLPLIKPAMMVAILFRVVAALRIYDLIAAMTSGGPAGTTESLSIYTISTYFTYGNIGYGAALAVAMLVLSLIISLLFVNALKTKVG, from the coding sequence ATGCATAAAAGAAAGCAAAGGATAGGTTATATATTCCTATTACCCGCTGTCCTTTTAGTTGCAACCCTTGTATTTTATCCAGTAATGAAGACTATTTATATAAGTTTATTTGAATATAGAGTTCAGACTATAGCACAGGGATCTAAATTTATTGGATTAGATAATTATAAGAAAATATTTACAGATGAACATTTCATAGAATCCTTTAAATGGACTGTACAGTTCACAGGTATATCTGTAATTTTAGAATTGATTCTTGGTATAACTTTGGCCTTGATAATGAATAGAAAAATATTTGGGCAAGGGATTATAAGAACAGCTATTTTGATTCCATGGGCTATACCAACCATTGTATCGGGCTTGATATGGGCATATATGTTTGGACATAATGGTATTATTAATGCTGAATTGTATGCCATGGGGATAATATCGGAGTACATACCTTGGTTGACAGAAGAAATTACTGCAAAGGCAGCAGTTATAATTGCCGATGTTTGGAAAACAACACCCTATATGTCATTACTATTATTAGCAGGGCTTCAAAATGTTCCTAAGAATTTGTATGAAGCGGCATCCATAGATGGGGCTAATAAAATACAGCAATTTTTCCGGGTTACTTTACCTCTTATAAAACCAGCCATGATGGTAGCTATTTTATTTAGAGTTGTGGCCGCACTTAGGATTTATGATTTGATTGCTGCCATGACCAGTGGAGGACCCGCTGGAACTACAGAAAGTTTATCTATTTATACCATAAGTACGTATTTTACCTATGGCAACATTGGATATGGAGCAGCTTTAGCTGTTGCTATGCTTGTTTTATCACTTATTATTAGTTTATTGTTTGTTAATGCATTAAAGACTAAGGTGGGATAA
- a CDS encoding ABC transporter substrate-binding protein has protein sequence MKKFALLLSIVMLVTSFITGCDAGTKEEGPVTITYYGRPDEKGFETKVIEQFEKENANIKVNYVELPESTDKKLQTINTILQAKESSMDVFVGDVVWTPIFAGADWVLPLDEYLTDEEIKEHTPGSMAAYKYNNNVYGIPFFTDGGMLYYRKDLLKKYNKEVPATWNELVETTKYIIEQEKNPNLYGYAGSWKQYEGVTCNLTELVWSHGGDFLDEKGNIVFNSPETIEAVKLMGDMVIKEKITPPGISNFGSGDVRNLFANGQLIFSRDWPTFAKKADSMEGSKVVGNVGYTVLPTVKGGKNYSTLGGWGVMVSNFSEHKEEAVKFAKFRSSLQIQKQEALGLAHLPTRIALYKDEDVKKALPFAADMYPVMMSTKPRPQSPYYAELSGILQLETQNVITGKKTAEEAVKYAEEKMKQVLGQ, from the coding sequence ATGAAAAAGTTTGCTCTACTTCTAAGCATAGTTATGCTTGTAACGTCATTTATCACTGGTTGTGATGCTGGGACTAAGGAAGAAGGTCCAGTTACAATTACATATTATGGTAGACCTGATGAGAAGGGTTTTGAAACAAAAGTAATTGAGCAATTTGAAAAAGAGAATGCAAATATTAAAGTTAATTATGTAGAATTACCTGAAAGTACAGATAAAAAGCTTCAAACTATTAATACAATTTTACAAGCTAAGGAATCATCAATGGATGTATTTGTAGGAGATGTTGTTTGGACACCTATTTTTGCAGGAGCAGATTGGGTATTACCCTTAGATGAGTATTTAACTGATGAAGAGATAAAGGAACATACTCCTGGTTCAATGGCTGCTTATAAATATAATAATAATGTATATGGTATTCCGTTTTTCACCGATGGAGGAATGCTATATTATAGAAAAGATTTGCTTAAGAAATACAATAAGGAAGTTCCAGCTACATGGAATGAGTTAGTTGAAACTACTAAATACATTATAGAACAAGAAAAAAATCCTAATTTATATGGATATGCAGGTTCGTGGAAGCAGTATGAAGGAGTAACTTGTAACTTGACCGAATTAGTATGGTCCCATGGGGGAGACTTTTTAGACGAAAAAGGAAATATAGTTTTCAACTCGCCTGAGACAATTGAAGCAGTAAAATTAATGGGTGACATGGTTATCAAGGAAAAAATAACTCCTCCGGGAATCAGTAACTTTGGCAGTGGTGATGTAAGGAATTTATTTGCAAATGGACAATTGATCTTTTCAAGGGACTGGCCTACATTTGCCAAGAAGGCCGATAGTATGGAAGGATCTAAAGTAGTGGGAAATGTAGGATATACAGTTTTACCTACAGTTAAAGGTGGTAAAAATTACTCAACCCTAGGTGGATGGGGCGTAATGGTATCTAATTTTTCTGAGCATAAAGAAGAAGCCGTTAAATTTGCAAAGTTTAGATCAAGTCTTCAGATACAAAAACAAGAAGCCCTTGGTCTAGCTCATTTACCAACAAGAATTGCATTATATAAAGATGAAGATGTAAAGAAAGCGTTACCCTTTGCAGCTGATATGTATCCGGTGATGATGTCAACTAAACCAAGACCACAATCTCCATATTATGCTGAGTTATCTGGGATTTTACAGCTAGAAACTCAAAATGTTATTACAGGTAAAAAAACAGCTGAAGAAGCTGTGAAATATGCTGAAGAGAAGATGAAACAAGTCTTAGGACAATAA
- a CDS encoding ABC transporter ATP-binding protein, whose protein sequence is MEIVLKDITKKYGEIVAVDGVSLDLKQGELIALLGPSGCGKTTLLRIIAGLISNDLGEIYFDGMDISNWSAQKRNAAMVFQNYALFPHLSVAENIAYGLKVRKLPKSEIKDRVKSALKRVQLEGYGKRRIQELSGGQKQRVALARALVVEPNILLFDEPLSNLDEKLRVSMREEIKKIQREIGITSVYVTHDQGEALAIADRIVIMDKGRVQQIAKPDELYYSPANSFVANFVGKANLINCVLEKRKNNKATITLLGKKLEIEIAKEFEGNNITLLLRPEEIRVTHNNIGVKAIVKWKENLGTINRYKVEALGFEIIIDVFNRRNHKSLELGDTVNIDFDEEGVYVLYD, encoded by the coding sequence TTGGAAATAGTTTTAAAAGACATAACTAAGAAATATGGAGAAATAGTGGCTGTTGATGGGGTGTCCTTAGATTTAAAACAGGGAGAATTGATTGCTTTATTAGGCCCCTCGGGATGTGGCAAAACTACTTTGCTTCGCATTATTGCAGGGTTAATTTCTAATGATTTAGGGGAGATATACTTTGATGGCATGGATATAAGCAATTGGTCTGCACAAAAGAGAAATGCTGCAATGGTTTTTCAAAATTATGCATTGTTTCCCCATTTATCGGTAGCAGAAAATATAGCCTATGGGCTCAAAGTAAGAAAACTTCCAAAGAGTGAAATAAAGGATCGGGTAAAGTCAGCTTTAAAGCGTGTGCAGCTAGAAGGTTATGGCAAAAGACGTATACAGGAGTTAAGTGGAGGACAAAAGCAAAGAGTAGCCCTTGCAAGGGCATTGGTGGTAGAGCCTAATATATTGCTTTTTGATGAACCCCTTAGCAATTTAGATGAAAAATTAAGGGTTAGTATGAGGGAAGAAATCAAAAAAATACAAAGAGAAATCGGAATAACTAGTGTGTATGTAACCCACGATCAAGGGGAAGCTTTGGCTATAGCCGATAGAATAGTTATTATGGATAAGGGGAGGGTTCAACAAATTGCAAAGCCCGATGAGCTTTATTATAGCCCTGCTAATTCCTTTGTTGCTAATTTTGTTGGTAAAGCTAATTTAATTAACTGTGTTTTAGAAAAAAGAAAAAATAATAAAGCAACAATTACTTTGCTTGGGAAAAAGCTTGAAATAGAAATAGCAAAGGAATTTGAAGGTAATAATATAACCCTTTTGCTTAGACCAGAGGAAATAAGGGTTACCCACAATAATATTGGAGTAAAGGCCATCGTGAAATGGAAGGAAAATCTAGGTACAATAAATAGATACAAAGTGGAAGCTTTAGGATTTGAAATCATTATTGATGTATTTAATAGGCGAAACCATAAGTCTTTAGAGCTGGGGGACACAGTTAATATAGACTTTGATGAAGAGGGAGTCTATGTTTTGTATGATTAA
- a CDS encoding iron ABC transporter permease has product MKQGLYIEKNSDTIYSYRTYTGRKLVIGLFLLVMVFVLSILAINAGSAKLNPYDILKSIIGKGTDTSNIVIWRIRLPRILGAIIAGTGLAVSGCVMQNNLRNPLASPSTLGISSAAAFGANIAIIVLGAGSIQSLSADAVIINNPYLVTISAFICSVIAMLIVLMLAKLRGSLPETIVLAGVALSSLFSAGTTLIQYFADDVEVAAAVFWTFGDLGRISWKEVYIMIVIISLSLIYFMLRRWDYNALNSGEEAAKSLGVNVERVRLGGLLVSSIVTAVAVSFLGIIGFIGLIAPQIMRRLIGGDHRFLIPMSAITGAVLLLFSDTLARTIIAPIILPVGAITSFFGAPLFLYLLLRGYKKK; this is encoded by the coding sequence ATGAAACAAGGATTATATATAGAAAAAAATTCAGATACAATTTATAGTTATAGAACTTATACGGGAAGAAAGTTAGTCATAGGTCTATTTTTATTAGTAATGGTTTTTGTTTTATCAATTCTGGCAATCAATGCGGGTTCTGCAAAACTCAATCCATATGACATTTTGAAGTCAATTATTGGTAAGGGAACGGATACATCGAATATAGTAATCTGGCGTATACGTCTTCCTAGAATCCTAGGTGCCATAATCGCAGGTACTGGTTTGGCTGTATCCGGTTGTGTGATGCAAAACAATTTAAGAAATCCTTTGGCATCCCCATCAACATTGGGTATATCAAGTGCAGCAGCCTTTGGAGCTAATATAGCAATAATAGTATTGGGTGCTGGAAGCATCCAAAGTTTAAGTGCCGACGCTGTTATAATAAATAATCCATATCTTGTTACTATATCAGCCTTTATATGTTCCGTCATAGCCATGTTAATTGTTCTAATGCTGGCGAAATTAAGGGGTTCTTTACCAGAAACCATAGTATTAGCCGGAGTTGCCCTCAGTTCTCTTTTTTCCGCGGGAACTACTTTAATTCAGTATTTTGCCGATGATGTCGAGGTAGCAGCGGCAGTTTTTTGGACTTTTGGTGATTTAGGTCGTATTTCTTGGAAAGAAGTATATATAATGATAGTTATTATTAGTTTATCCCTAATCTATTTTATGCTTAGAAGATGGGATTATAATGCCCTCAATAGTGGTGAAGAGGCGGCAAAAAGCCTTGGTGTAAATGTAGAAAGGGTAAGACTTGGGGGACTCCTTGTTTCTTCCATAGTTACTGCAGTAGCAGTTTCATTTCTTGGGATCATTGGATTTATTGGTTTGATAGCCCCTCAGATAATGAGGAGGCTTATTGGCGGGGATCATCGGTTTTTGATTCCCATGTCGGCAATAACTGGGGCTGTACTTCTACTTTTTTCTGATACTTTAGCAAGGACAATTATAGCTCCTATAATCCTACCGGTAGGTGCAATCACTTCATTTTTTGGGGCTCCACTATTTCTATATTTACTGCTAAGGGGGTATAAAAAGAAATGA
- a CDS encoding iron ABC transporter permease: MTSLFFEYALVISIEERIKLKRLSLITKVIYCLLIFFILYFAFLPVISVILYGINSGNSIGITYDNLERALHYLRNSLGVSLSVTLFATIFGLVTSFTLKRLNFKGRSILRLLALLPLINPPFVGSIAFIMLFGRNGLITHKLLGLNMSPYGWQGIVFIQILGLGSLAYILISSSIQKLDISLEEAARNLGASEKRVFATVTLPMMIPEISGTALLVFLASMADFGTPLIIGGNFQTLASDIYIQITGLYDMQTASVSGIFLLIPCILAFIIQRYYVQKGTYFTDNISLDEIEYKEIKPFAKYTLIFLTVIFVGFVFLKYVFIIIGAFTKQWGYDYTFTLKHFNSIFKRNLLPFANSVKLAFFVALISSFIGVLIAYLLHSKKLFMATLVDFMAVLPAAVPGILFGIGYLVTFRYPILGIGRFVFENIKPTILLGTNIIIYIICIARYMNIGLRSGYALLEHLNPDLEKAAYNLGASEIRTFFTVTIPLLRDAFFAAFFKNFATTMTTLGAIIFLLLPKNKVAVQQIFQIITSSVMGEAAAMSLLLSFLSLALLGFFYLLFYGSSVCNKLKEGRFSWK; this comes from the coding sequence ATGACTAGTTTATTTTTTGAATATGCCTTAGTTATATCAATTGAGGAGAGAATAAAATTGAAAAGACTCAGTTTGATTACTAAAGTTATCTATTGTTTATTAATATTCTTTATATTATATTTTGCCTTTCTCCCTGTAATAAGTGTCATATTATATGGAATTAATTCAGGAAATAGTATAGGGATAACATATGATAATCTAGAACGAGCATTGCATTATCTTAGGAATAGTCTAGGAGTATCCCTTTCGGTTACTTTATTTGCAACTATATTTGGGCTCGTTACTTCATTTACTTTGAAACGTTTAAATTTTAAGGGTCGTAGTATACTTAGGCTTCTTGCATTACTTCCACTTATTAATCCACCCTTCGTGGGAAGCATCGCCTTTATAATGTTATTTGGAAGAAATGGACTAATCACCCACAAATTATTAGGATTAAATATGAGTCCCTATGGATGGCAAGGCATTGTATTTATACAGATTTTAGGATTAGGATCATTAGCATATATATTAATATCCAGCTCTATTCAAAAATTAGATATATCTTTAGAAGAAGCGGCACGTAATCTAGGGGCTTCTGAGAAAAGAGTATTTGCTACTGTTACACTACCTATGATGATTCCGGAAATATCGGGGACAGCACTTCTTGTATTTTTAGCTTCAATGGCTGACTTTGGTACTCCATTGATTATTGGAGGAAACTTTCAGACCCTGGCATCGGATATATATATTCAGATTACAGGCTTATATGATATGCAAACTGCATCGGTATCAGGAATATTTTTACTCATTCCATGTATCCTTGCATTTATTATTCAAAGGTATTATGTTCAGAAAGGTACTTACTTTACTGATAATATAAGTTTAGATGAAATTGAATATAAAGAGATAAAACCCTTTGCAAAATATACTTTGATTTTTCTTACAGTGATTTTTGTTGGATTTGTTTTTTTGAAATATGTATTTATAATAATTGGTGCATTTACAAAGCAATGGGGGTATGATTATACATTTACTCTTAAACATTTTAACTCTATATTCAAAAGAAACCTTTTGCCCTTTGCAAATAGTGTTAAGTTAGCATTTTTTGTTGCACTTATATCATCATTTATTGGGGTCTTAATTGCTTATCTCTTACATAGTAAAAAACTTTTTATGGCTACCCTTGTGGATTTCATGGCGGTTTTGCCCGCTGCAGTTCCCGGTATACTATTTGGTATTGGATATTTAGTCACATTTAGATATCCTATATTAGGTATTGGACGCTTTGTTTTTGAAAATATTAAGCCTACCATATTGTTAGGGACTAATATAATCATTTACATAATATGCATAGCTAGGTATATGAATATTGGATTGCGGTCTGGATATGCTCTTCTTGAGCATCTGAATCCCGATCTAGAAAAAGCAGCATATAACCTAGGAGCAAGTGAAATCAGAACATTTTTTACTGTGACGATACCCTTGTTAAGGGACGCATTTTTCGCAGCATTCTTCAAAAATTTTGCAACCACAATGACTACATTGGGGGCAATAATATTTTTACTGCTTCCAAAGAACAAAGTAGCTGTTCAACAAATATTTCAAATAATCACCAGTAGTGTAATGGGAGAAGCGGCGGCAATGTCATTACTCTTATCCTTCTTGAGTTTAGCACTCCTTGGATTTTTCTATTTACTTTTTTATGGAAGCTCAGTATGTAATAAATTGAAAGAAGGTAGATTTAGTTGGAAATAG
- a CDS encoding FmdE family protein, producing MNIQLWNKCVDFHGHECPGLAIGYKVCEMASERMDLQFSFDEELVCVTENDSCAVDAVQYITGCTLGKGNLVYRDTGKLAFSFFSRRTGESIRLILKGLKDGMTKDERKKYILEAPFEEIFDIKKPSFEIPKKAEIFDTIICENCHEGVPEHKIRINKGKKLCLDCAKHYSRGW from the coding sequence ATGAATATCCAATTGTGGAATAAATGTGTAGATTTTCATGGTCACGAATGTCCAGGATTAGCAATCGGATACAAAGTGTGTGAAATGGCTTCAGAAAGAATGGATTTACAATTTTCTTTCGATGAAGAACTTGTATGTGTAACAGAAAATGATTCATGTGCAGTTGATGCAGTACAATATATTACTGGATGTACGTTGGGAAAAGGGAATTTAGTATATAGAGATACGGGAAAACTCGCTTTTTCATTTTTCAGCAGACGTACAGGTGAAAGCATAAGATTAATTTTAAAAGGTTTAAAGGATGGAATGACAAAAGATGAAAGAAAAAAATACATATTAGAAGCACCCTTCGAAGAAATTTTTGACATAAAGAAACCTAGTTTTGAGATACCAAAAAAAGCAGAAATATTTGATACTATCATCTGTGAAAACTGTCATGAGGGCGTACCTGAACATAAAATTAGAATAAATAAAGGCAAAAAACTATGTTTAGATTGTGCAAAACACTATTCAAGGGGTTGGTAA
- a CDS encoding ABC transporter substrate-binding protein, producing the protein MRKILVLFMISIMVFSFVGCQEKQESSPEKVQTEASTENGEKENESTEDLGWASEYYDAEAMKDVTLNMYGVTDKIRPVLDKFQEDTGIKVENLTMKNGEILQRLKNEKESGVNVADIWFTGGADTFINAAGNGLLVAYKSPQGEVLEDVMKDKEGYWHGTSLTLVNWVVNKQLIEEKGLKMPETWEDLLQEGLKGQVSMSNPASSGTAYNVVSAILQTQGEEEGWKYLDKLIGQVPFFTARGSDPARFVVNGEAIVGINASNGDRELEENNAHVKLVYPKDGTGWWPQPVAIVDGTKNLDSAKVFIDWLLSKRGMETLAKVRNAAVARTDIESPEGIVDIKNIKLFMSDFKANAEKRDATITEWKKHVE; encoded by the coding sequence ATGAGAAAAATTTTAGTCTTATTTATGATAAGTATTATGGTTTTTTCTTTTGTTGGATGTCAAGAAAAGCAAGAGAGTTCACCAGAAAAAGTCCAAACGGAAGCTTCTACAGAAAATGGTGAAAAAGAAAATGAAAGCACAGAGGATTTGGGATGGGCTTCAGAGTATTATGATGCTGAAGCAATGAAGGATGTAACATTAAATATGTATGGTGTAACTGATAAGATACGTCCAGTTCTAGATAAATTTCAAGAAGATACTGGAATCAAAGTGGAAAATCTAACTATGAAGAATGGTGAGATATTACAAAGATTAAAAAATGAAAAAGAATCAGGTGTAAATGTTGCAGATATCTGGTTTACAGGAGGAGCAGATACATTTATTAATGCAGCTGGAAATGGACTGTTGGTTGCATATAAGTCACCACAGGGTGAAGTTCTAGAAGATGTTATGAAGGATAAAGAAGGTTATTGGCACGGTACTTCATTGACCTTGGTTAACTGGGTTGTAAATAAGCAATTGATTGAAGAAAAGGGATTGAAAATGCCAGAAACATGGGAAGACCTTTTACAAGAAGGACTTAAGGGTCAAGTATCTATGTCAAATCCTGCTTCTTCCGGTACGGCCTATAATGTAGTAAGTGCTATTTTACAGACACAGGGTGAAGAAGAAGGCTGGAAATATCTTGATAAGCTAATAGGTCAAGTTCCATTTTTCACAGCAAGGGGAAGTGACCCAGCAAGATTTGTTGTGAATGGAGAGGCTATTGTAGGTATTAATGCAAGTAATGGAGATAGAGAGTTAGAAGAAAATAATGCCCATGTTAAATTAGTTTATCCAAAGGATGGAACTGGATGGTGGCCACAGCCAGTAGCTATAGTAGATGGGACTAAAAATTTAGACTCAGCTAAGGTTTTCATTGACTGGCTTCTTTCAAAAAGAGGTATGGAAACTTTAGCTAAGGTTCGTAATGCAGCAGTTGCACGTACTGATATAGAAAGCCCCGAAGGAATAGTTGATATCAAAAACATAAAATTATTTATGTCAGATTTTAAGGCCAATGCTGAAAAGCGTGATGCAACTATTACTGAATGGAAAAAGCATGTAGAGTAA